In the genome of Nycticebus coucang isolate mNycCou1 chromosome X, mNycCou1.pri, whole genome shotgun sequence, the window gttaagagtttctcttagaaattgaggtgcattctggttgggggcacagatattaataattgaaatctcatcatattgagtattacacttaacaaatatgaagtgaccatttttgtccttccttacttttgttggtttaaagcctattgtatctgcaaataaaattgcaacacctgcttttttctgattaccatttgcctgaaatatggatgaccatcctttcaccctgagtctgtatttgtcttttacgttaagatgtgactcttgtatgcaacaaatatctggcctgagattttgtatccagtcagctaacctatgtctctttagagggcagtttaatccattcacattaatggagagtattgataagtttggtgaaatttttggtattgagtttttgaaagttcagtggacatttttaatccttttgccattgtggaagttggagtttgatcagaagttttggagtgagtttacttttgtaataGATGATTGGTTTGGTTattatggaggttaggtctgagaatatcctgaagagctggtttggttatggcaaatttctttagcatatgaatgtcatccaagtatttaatttctccatcatagatgaaactcagtttagctgggtacaagatccggggttgaaagttattttgcctgaggagattaaacgttgatgaccaccctcttctggcttgaaaagtttcagcagagagatctgcagtcattctaatgttcttccctttgaaggtaatagttttctttcgcctggccgctttgagaattttctccttcatattaactttagtgaagtgaattatgatatgcctgggggatgtcttattggggttgagtcgtgctggggttctgaagctatctgctatctgaatttcaggttctctaggcatgtctggaaaattctctttcataatttcatgcagaagggactctgcacccagtgaggcccctccgtctgtttcaggaattcctatgagttggatatttgccttcttcgagttatcccagagctctctgagagagtgatccatttttgctctccatttctcttcctctttgatagtttgggagtgaacaaaggctttatctttgatgtgggagatcctttcttctgtttggtccattctgttgctaagggattctactgtatttttcatatctttgagggctgcaaattcttgcttcattgtgtctaagtctttggtggttttgtctttaaatttctttttatttatttattttttttaggtgcACAAAGCTTTATTTCCATTTGGTCCAAGGCTTGGGAAAAGCCTGCAAGGTGTTTAAAAAGCTGCCTTGTGGCTGGAGGAGGCGGCTGTGGCAGAAGCCCTGGTGGTTTGAAAATTGCTCCTCAGAGGTCACTGGTCTTCACAGGCTCTTAGTCGTGCTTGAGAGTGAGCCTTTCGAAGAGATGCttgcccagcccagcctgggggcCAGCCAGCCTGTGGAGGTTGGTCAGGTGGTCGTCTATCTTCTTGAGGTGTTTCACTTCCTCATCTAGGAAGTGACTGTCCAGGAAGTCACAGAGATGAGGGTCTGTGCGGGCAGAACCCAGGGCATGAAGATCCAAAAGAGCCTGGTTCAGTCTCTTCTCCAGGGCTAAGGCGGCTTCCATTGCGTCCAGGGTTATACTCCATTCATCTTGAGATGGCTTCTTCATGTTCAGGAAGAGAGCGCGGTCGCCACGCTGGTTTTGCATCTTCAAGAGACGCTCAGAGCCCTCGCGCTTCTCCTCTGCCAACTCGCGGAGGAAGTGGCCCATACCTTTCAAAGCCACATCGTCGTGGTCAAAATAGTAGCCCAGAGAGAGGTAGGTGTAGGAGGCCCGCAGATGCAAGTTGACCAGGCGGTTGACGGCAGCCTCCACATCTTTGGAATAATTCTGACGAATCTGGGAGCTCATGGTTGATCGGTAATAAGGAACTAACCACAAAAAAACGGTGTTAGCTGGCTCCAGAGGCAGGAGATGGTAGTGAAGAAGGTCCCAGAGAttgcaagaggaaaagaaaagaatgagactgGAAAATTGCCGAAGGCTGGAAAAAGGGAGTCCCTGGGTCTGTTCCGTCCAAACACTGTTGAAGCAAGACACAGATCCAAGGGACCACCTCACGCGCCGcctaaattcgttaaattcttgagagagcttttgaatttctccacgaattcctagttccattttgttaatcttgtttgccatccaaattctgaattcgatttctgacatctcagccagttgtttgtgaatggggtcttcaattacatctgccatatctttccttgggggggtcgatctattctggtttttcatgttaccagagtttttccactgattcagccccatgattgttttactccctttgatttctcccctggtgttttgtcgaggacacatacagtgctgtggcctgagaaactggggccctgtttggtgcagaggggctaagtggttctgacttgttttcggctggtttctatttgaccctagtgaaacagttactctgggttgaagtgtcagctgtggagaaataccagcaattaagttaccccacccaccacaggcaacagatggaaaaggaaaatcaatccttcctacaaccacacacccagggcacaacctggagagtccccaggtgagtggctcagttcaaaaggtccaaatcaattgcctcagtcagcagctgcctcagggtggagagttcaagaggtccctgggaactggatcacaggtgtctggtgactgttctgatatggcttgctccagtgctgcatggagtcaggaagagccacccagcaaatagatcagtctgggaagattgatgcctccttccccaccttgtagctctgtcacacccagtcactgctatccccacagggctgtgacccagtcagttgtctgcagtaagcagatactccaggggtttgatCCTGCCTatgtcacagggtagtctgtgtctggtcgtctaggccgctactctctgtctttatccagcagggggtggtgtggcctgtcaacctcgggcacttgatggaggcttgaGATGTTCACTCAGTTCGAGCCCAACCCTTAATTTAtcttactgggtgaagggaacaaccctgtgggagtttgtttctgaccctgctagattcttctgcagaggagtgGCTtctttgagttcccagaacctgtgcctcaggccctgtctttagtcctgtgggtttgtattctcAGCATGATCAATTGTCAGCTGTAGCTTCTtgacttcctttgtctataggcttgtgatcccctgagggccaggtgcgtcttaggctcagtaaagtggtcctctggatcagcccaactttgggagtttcccggctctgcaggtgtgttttctagtccccgtgttccacccaggtcagtgccaactcaggcaaaccctttactcacggggcctgtgtttcagtcccagttCTCTTCCATGgtagttgccatctgagaagatgctcagcctcatgtGTTTGAcaaggaagataggaggagaggctatgggatatttgggggtgggccttgttattgctgaagacggctgttgctctgcaccttggggcaccactgctccagtgtaattccctcttagccaacggTCATCTTCTCGCTcttttgctacagagtcagcactggccagctgcagtccaggtactttctgcacctctcgagagttcacccaagtatctggactcctggtggtgcagttctccagatcacagagtgagagtggaggggagtgttaggatctcagagttgcaggtcataacaccaagctcattgagaccaaatgaacaaataagcagatacaaaggttaccaggcgcaggggcccatagatacagagacagacggaaacacatagacatgcaggtaacagccatgacaacagcaatataagaacaactgcaataaaaatagtgataatcataaaataattgaaagaaaggaaaaaaagagtgaaaaaagtgGTGTtggaaggaatgttaaatgagaagaaagaaaaaattaaaatgagaagacatcaaaataaaaaatatatttatataaaaagtaataataaaaaattatcaaaatctcctctaaaaatggtgaggaaaagaaaagacaaaaacaaaacaaacaaacaaaaaaacccacgaaaaccaaaaaaaccccccaaaaacaaaacaaaacaaaaataaaaaaaggcaccaactacaaaaatattcttgcatttagaaatatacctatatatatctatatgtctcctgttagggatcaactttcataggaatatattcatactgcaatatactttctcgacaccaggtggcgctgcgaGTGGTTCCGatgcttatacctgatttacagtttatactgttaccatggtaaccaccttccatggccgatcgccattttgaaATTTCTGCAAAtgtttgttgcctaagaattgtgtaacctaggctgttcttttccagacaacACTTGTGACCAACCTTCCCAGTCAGTGCAGTGTCCacgcttctcaagtctttccactctgttcccagtttctcctgcaaactggtgagtgcaatcggctgtagggggagtggtgctgagttcatgCAGTTGTTGgtgggcttgcggttttatctgctgtagctggctcccggggctgaagccaaatTCGCGGcctcagcagccaaagctgggtctgcggcttcagtagcttcccgtctttagcagccaaagccagggccacagcttcaagccgttcccgtggttggagcgtttgggggacttattctgggttttatggttcagagtttcccttttggatgggcgcccgccagttcaCCGCGCAGCctaaaccgccagccccctccaatgcctgggggaaaggtgcccgcccttttgggtagttcaaaatgtctgtttcctgggcaggatcccttcccttcaattgttcaacagtttgcccagctccccgtggttttgagtggttctcctttcggatgcctccctcagttcaggaataattatttgtcaattgggttttgtcagcatttacaagctgctgacctccgtaggggaggggcctgctggccagcacagctgagcagggaagaatctctacaacagagtctgtgattttaaattacccctcatatatagcaatccaccagttcggtgggtgtctccagctgtctgtccactccaataatccacacacagggaaggtccagaccgcctttcctctcacctgatggcttgggagaggtgggctacacgtctgtcctgtcagCCATCATCTTGTGATCACTTCTAACAGCCTTGTAGTTGGCCCCCtgatgttttccaggtataagatcatgtcatctgcaaaaagtgagagtttgacctctcttctgtccccatttgaatgcccAACTAAAGCATTTCTTTTCGTGGACTCCTGGTCTTTAAATAACACCTAACTCTTTCCCTGAGTTATCAACTAAACAAACTTTAAAACCACCTATATTCTGTGAGCCCCAACTTTGAGATGTTTTAACTTtgtgggccaaaccaatgtatacctTCCTCATTGATTTATGAATTCCCCTgtaattcttttctcttaaaatgtataaaaccttgacaagccaattaaaaacattcagtggggaaaagattccctatttacaaatggtgctgggtgaacttcctggcaacctgtacaagactgaaactggatctacacctttcaccattaactaagatagactctcactggataaaagatttaaacttaagacatgaaactataaaaatactagaagaaagtgaggGAAAAATCTTGAGGttattggtctgggtgaatatttcatgaggaggactccccaggcaattgaagcagtatcaaaaatacactactggaacctggtcaaactaaaaagcttctgcatagtcaAGAACACAGCAAACAGagacccctcagaatgggagaaaatatttgcaggttatacctccgacaaaggtttaatatccagaatccacacagacctcaaacatattagcaagaaaagaacaagtgatcccatctcagggtgggcaaaggacttgaagagaaacttctctaaagaagacaggtgcatggcctacagacacataaaaaaatgctcatcatcattaatcatctgagaaatgcaaatcaaaactactttgagatatcacctaactccagtaagattagcccacataacaaaatcccaaaaccagagatgttggcatggatgtggagaaaagggcacacttctacactgatggtgggaatgcacaataattccttccttttggaaggatgtttggagaacacttagagatcgaaaaatagacctgccattcgctcctataattcttttactaggtgtatacccagaagaccaaaaatcgcaatgtaaaaaagacatttataccagaaggtttattgcagcccaattcataatcgctaagtcatggaagaagcccaagtgcccatcgacccatgaatggattaacaaattgtggtacatgtataccatgcaatattatgcagccttaaagaaatatggaaacttttcctctttcatgtttacatgaatggagctggaacatattcctcttagcaaagtatctcaagagtggaagaaaaagtatctaatgtactcagccctactatgaagctaatttatagcttgcatataaaggctataacccaactatagcataagaatatggggaaaaagccaagagagggaaggggagggataggtttgggtggagggagggtaattggtggggccatacctatggtgcatcttagaatgggtacaggtgaaacttactaaataactaagaaaatgtcaagaaggctatattaaacagtttggtgaaaatatttcaaattgtatatgaaaccagcatattgtatcccttgattgcactaatgtacatagctatgatttaataataaataaataaataaaa includes:
- the LOC128577636 gene encoding ferritin light chain-like — encoded protein: MSSQIRQNYSKDVEAAVNRLVNLHLRASYTYLSLGYYFDHDDVALKGMGHFLRELAEEKREGSERLLKMQNQRGDRALFLNMKKPSQDEWSITLDAMEAALALEKRLNQALLDLHALGSARTDPHLCDFLDSHFLDEEVKHLKKIDDHLTNLHRLAGPQAGLGKHLFERLTLKHD